One part of the Tunicatimonas pelagia genome encodes these proteins:
- a CDS encoding LEA type 2 family protein — MNQLWIRWLVIAGLSLLLASCTKPEAPDFKGIKNLKVNVQGLNNAQINGDAIFFNPNDRQITLKQVDVEVSVEGQKVKDISREYDITAEPNSDVSVPIDVTLSLEDLNMNLLSTAMSMLNGAEKKIRYKGKARVKMYGVSFNVPFDYEDDVNIAL, encoded by the coding sequence ATGAACCAGCTTTGGATTAGGTGGTTAGTAATTGCCGGATTAAGCCTATTGTTGGCATCCTGCACCAAACCTGAAGCCCCCGATTTTAAAGGAATAAAAAACCTAAAGGTAAACGTACAAGGTTTGAATAATGCCCAAATTAACGGGGATGCTATATTCTTTAATCCTAACGACCGTCAGATTACTCTTAAGCAAGTAGATGTAGAGGTTTCCGTGGAAGGGCAAAAGGTGAAAGACATCTCTCGCGAGTATGATATTACGGCGGAGCCCAATAGTGACGTATCTGTCCCCATTGACGTTACGCTGTCGTTGGAAGATCTGAATATGAACCTACTCAGCACCGCGATGAGTATGCTCAATGGTGCCGAGAAAAAGATTCGCTACAAGGGAAAAGCCCGGGTAAAAATGTACGGCGTCTCTTTCAATGTACCCTTCGACTACGAGGACGACGTGAATATCGCTCTCTAA
- a CDS encoding carboxypeptidase regulatory-like domain-containing protein — MLKKTLVLTVIVIMSCQSIPSASVPDADSSPIQLLKTSLQVTVRNNIGNVVEGAEVQLFTSKEDYQKETNPVGEVAYTDDKGRVKFIGIEPRTYFLNVEKGELNNYGAGIKTDSLVAKRMNKVTIIVE, encoded by the coding sequence ATGCTAAAGAAAACGTTAGTTTTGACTGTTATTGTTATTATGAGTTGTCAGAGTATTCCTTCAGCCAGTGTTCCTGATGCCGATAGCTCGCCTATTCAACTACTCAAAACATCCCTACAAGTAACGGTTCGTAATAATATTGGTAACGTTGTAGAAGGTGCTGAAGTACAATTGTTTACTAGCAAGGAGGACTATCAGAAGGAGACTAATCCGGTAGGAGAGGTTGCTTACACCGACGATAAAGGACGGGTAAAGTTTATTGGGATTGAGCCTCGTACTTACTTTCTCAATGTAGAGAAGGGTGAATTAAATAATTACGGAGCCGGTATTAAAACCGATTCGTTGGTAGCCAAGCGAATGAACAAAGTAACTATCATTGTCGAGTAA
- a CDS encoding N-acetylmuramoyl-L-alanine amidase, whose protein sequence is MNRQPYILTCLIGLWLLPSLLWAQSYPKLSITETKAATKYYRQYAASVEQEATYQVQAAASFTSLAFRATPGTDWADTYVIVNQDTFRVSVEEHETANLPHSLSTLLVWDQPIREFLLYTGQLQDSIVISLFNAQASQVPQPALRREQTAEDDVRCEKPALITQEEWRTGLPAPSYQRAITQVNHVIIHHSATFNSLTDYENVVRNIYLFHTQDRGWSDIGYNFLVAPDGTLFEGRSAGEQNVESDNIRGAHFCGRNSGTMGVCLLGNYNTAIPTDTALATIERVTSWKLDKEGLDPMATNSHPANNNLGVIAGHRNGCATECPGENLYARLESIRLNTEEQIAKDCQEEPQVFNIYPVPNDGTLTVSLPQPDSTAYLDIIDLQGRTLSLPVVSEDASQFTIQTQIIPTGSYILRVTTSQEVLTRKILIE, encoded by the coding sequence ATGAATAGACAACCTTACATATTAACATGCCTCATTGGGTTATGGTTACTTCCATCGTTACTGTGGGCGCAAAGCTACCCAAAACTTTCCATAACCGAGACAAAGGCTGCAACAAAATACTATCGCCAGTACGCTGCTTCGGTTGAGCAAGAAGCCACGTATCAAGTTCAAGCTGCTGCTTCGTTTACTAGTTTAGCCTTTCGGGCTACGCCCGGAACTGACTGGGCTGATACCTATGTGATAGTTAATCAGGACACTTTTCGGGTATCAGTTGAAGAGCACGAAACTGCAAATCTGCCTCACAGCCTGAGCACTTTGTTGGTCTGGGATCAGCCCATTCGGGAGTTTTTGCTGTATACCGGACAACTGCAAGATAGTATTGTAATCTCACTTTTTAATGCTCAAGCTAGTCAAGTACCTCAGCCCGCCTTGCGTCGGGAACAAACTGCTGAAGATGATGTACGGTGCGAAAAGCCAGCACTAATTACCCAAGAGGAGTGGCGAACGGGACTACCTGCGCCCAGCTACCAGCGAGCTATCACCCAAGTCAACCACGTGATTATCCACCATTCGGCTACTTTCAACTCACTAACGGATTATGAAAACGTAGTGCGGAATATCTACTTATTCCACACCCAAGACCGAGGCTGGTCAGATATTGGGTACAACTTCTTGGTAGCTCCTGACGGTACTTTATTTGAAGGGCGCAGTGCCGGAGAGCAGAACGTAGAAAGTGATAACATTCGGGGAGCCCATTTTTGTGGTCGTAATTCGGGCACCATGGGAGTTTGCCTGCTAGGTAACTATAACACAGCTATTCCAACGGATACAGCATTAGCTACTATTGAGCGAGTAACTAGTTGGAAGTTAGACAAAGAGGGGCTAGACCCTATGGCTACAAATTCCCATCCTGCCAATAACAATTTGGGGGTAATTGCTGGTCACCGCAATGGTTGTGCTACCGAATGTCCTGGCGAAAATTTATACGCCCGCCTGGAATCCATCCGACTAAACACCGAAGAGCAAATTGCTAAAGACTGCCAGGAAGAGCCGCAGGTGTTTAATATTTATCCGGTTCCCAACGACGGTACCTTAACGGTGTCGCTTCCTCAACCGGACTCGACGGCATATTTAGACATTATCGATCTACAGGGAAGAACTCTATCACTTCCGGTGGTTAGTGAAGATGCTAGCCAGTTTACCATCCAAACACAGATTATTCCAACAGGAAGTTATATTCTGCGCGTTACTACTTCGCAGGAAGTTTTGACTCGGAAGATTCTAATAGAGTAG
- a CDS encoding acyl-CoA thioesterase has protein sequence MISLDDINKYRFRYVIQVRYSDMDMLGHANNAVYLTYLEAARIAYFREVNRTGSEEIALVLAHADMNFKIPLTPDIHPVVRMRTTRLGNSSMTIDNIITDEEEERLFFTASTVMVAIDPKTGRPVPIPVDEKQKVIDYEPALD, from the coding sequence ATGATTTCGCTAGACGACATCAATAAATACCGCTTTCGCTACGTTATTCAGGTACGTTACTCGGATATGGATATGCTTGGTCACGCTAACAATGCAGTGTATCTCACGTATCTGGAAGCAGCTCGAATTGCTTATTTTCGAGAAGTAAATAGGACAGGTTCGGAAGAAATTGCCCTAGTGTTGGCTCATGCTGATATGAACTTTAAAATTCCGCTAACACCGGACATACATCCAGTAGTGCGGATGCGGACTACGCGCTTGGGTAACAGCAGTATGACTATTGACAATATCATTACTGATGAAGAAGAGGAGCGATTGTTCTTCACTGCTTCAACAGTAATGGTTGCAATTGACCCAAAAACAGGACGTCCGGTACCCATTCCGGTAGATGAGAAGCAAAAAGTAATTGACTATGAACCAGCTTTGGATTAG